Genomic DNA from Calonectris borealis chromosome 4, bCalBor7.hap1.2, whole genome shotgun sequence:
CTGGcgcaggcgggcggcggggaggtcTGCGGCCGCACCACGGGGGCGAAGGCGCTTTTCTGCTTCACCGCCGAGATCATGTTGAcgggggagaaggagaagaccCCGGAGGGGGTGGAGGCGTTGGTGCCCGACGGGAGCGTGATGGAGGAGGCGCCGAGCGGGGGGCTGGCGGGCATGACTGCGGGGAGAGACCCACTCAggccgggcagagctggggacagggcATCGCTCCCCGTGCGGGATGCCAGCACACTCCGGTGACACCGCGTGGGACCCAGCTTgcaagggctggggctggggctggggctggggctgtctcAGCTCAGGTCACTGTGCTCCCACTTCCCCCTTGCCCTTGCAGCCAGCTTTGGGGACACCCCGGCACTGGTGCACGGCTTTGGGGATGCCCCGGGACCGCTGCACAGctttggggacaccccagggctgGTGCATGGCTTTGGGGATGCCCTGGGGCTGATGCATGGCCTTGGGGACGCCCCGGGGCTGGTGCACGGCTTTGGGGACGCCCCGGGGCTGGTGCATGGCTTTGGGGACGCCCGGGGGCTGGTGCATGGctttggggacaccccagggctgGTGCACGGCTTTGGGGACACCTCAGGGCTGCTGCATGGctctggggacaccctggggctGGTGcatggctttggggacacctcAGGGCTGGTGCACGGctctggggacaccctggggctGGTGcatggctttggggacacctcAGGGCTGGTGCACGGCTttggggacaccccggggctgGTGCACGGCTTTGGGGACACCTCAGGGCTGGTGCACGGCTTTGGGGACGCCCCGGGGCTGGTGcatggctttggggacacctgggggctGGTGCACAGctctggggacaccctggggctGGTGCATGGctttggggacaccctggggctGGTGCACGGCTTTGGGGACGCCCAGGGGCTGGTGCACAGctttggggacaccccagggctgGTGCACGGCTTTGGGGACACCTCAGGGCTGCTGCATGGCTCTGGGGACGCCCCAGGACTGGTGCACGGCTTTGGGGACACCTCAGGGCTGCTGCATGGCTTTGGGGACGCCCCGGGGCTGGTGCACGGCTTTGGGGACGCCCCGGGGCTGGTGCACGGctctggggacaccccagggctgGTGCATggctctggggacaccccggggcaCCAACTCACTGGCGTAGGGGGAGTTGGCGGTGGAGCCGTTGAGGAAGCTGGGGGAACCGGGCACCCCCAGGCTGGCCATGGTGCCGCTGCCGTAGCCGTTGATGCCGGCGGCGCCGCTGTAGCTGCTCTGCTGCGGCGTGGAGCTGGGCACGTAGCCCCGCGGCGAGACGCTGCCCGTGTTTCGGGAGTAGCCTGCGGGCGAGAGGGGCCGGGGGTGGCATGGGACGGGCAGGGACCCCCTCCCGCTGCCCAGCGCGGCCCCCAGCCCACCTTGCTCGGTGCCCTGCGGCGAGTCGCCAATGTTGACGGCCAGCTGGCTGCCGAAGGAGTTCACCCCCATCATGCCGGCGGGGCCGTGGGTGCCGGCCAGCGAGGAGAGCTGGCCGGGGTTGCGGGGGACGCTGTACAGCGCCTCGGCGATGTCTGACGCTCGCTTCAGGATGATGTCCTGGGACGgggagggacacggggacggtgTCACCCCACGGCACGCGGAGCCTGGAGTGACCCCACGGCTGTGCTGGGCAgcgatggggcagggggggctgagACCGCCCCAGCTCGTGTCACCTCCCAGGGCACCCCGAGCGTCCCCAGGGCACAGGACGGGCTGTGCAGGGCAGcgatggggcaggggggaccgAGACCCCCCAGCTCGTGCCGCCGGCCAGGAAGGACGTGGGAACAAAGGTGGCTTTGGAGGCGCCAGCCCCACGGCCTGACCCGGCGGCTCCCCTTCCCCCgcaggggggctcggggggcccACAGCGCTGACTCAGCGCCCGAGGAATCCTGATGTGAAGCAGATGTGGGGCCGGGAGCCCGGGGCCGGCTCCTGCGTCCCCGCTCCAGCGCCACGGGCTCGGGGTGCACACCCCGCCGagcgggcagggtggggggccgggggcaggagggtgggacgagccgggggggccggcgggcgggggggccgcggtaCCTGGTTGCTGTGCGGCATCCCGTAGAGAGCCTCCACCAGGTCGGCCGCCCGCTTCAGCAGGACctcctgggcagggagcgggacggggctcagggggggcccgcacccccgccccggccccgtcTGCACACGGGGGACACGCAGGCACCCTGCCCCGCCACCCCGCCACGTCCCCGCGCCGGTGACACAGCCCCACGCCAGCACCTCCCCGAGCTGCCGTGCGATGCCCAgagccccagcccagcgctgcccaGCATCCCACAGCGGACCCACGGGGCTGGGACCCAGCAGGGACCCATTGCGTCCCCCTGTGACCCTCCCTGCgtcccccccatggccccccctgccctgggctctgcCGGGGGGGCAAATAGCACGGACACCCGCAGACAGCGGGAGCTGAGGGTCGGGGAGCCAGGCCAGCCCAGAGGCTGCTCCCGGCgccgggggggacacaggggctctgcgtccccctccctgtcccttgGTCCTCTGGCACTGCCAGGGAAGACCCCTGGGTCTGGGTGAGGTggtgcccagcacccatgggagatGGCGTGTCCCTGCCGGCACCCAAGGGCGTCACCGGGCGCAGCAGAGTGACCGTGCCAAACCCTGGGCAGGGGGTCCCTACCTTGGGGAGGCGCtcggggtccccggggtgccggGGGATGACCTTCTGCAGCCGCTGGAACCCGTAGTCGATGGTGGGCTCATTCAGCGCTGCCGAGAGAGAGGGGCTCAGTGGCTGCTGTGTGcgggggccgccccggccccctgccctgtccacatggggaaactgaggcacggactGTGGGGCGCAGGGCTGAGCTGTGGCGTAGCAGGGGGGAGAACCCCACCTCCCGCAGGGACACCCCagctgtcccccatgtcccccacccatGCCAACAGCCCCTGCAccccttcctctcccaccccctgtcccccatccctgctgcggGGGTCCCGAGGGGACGGGACGGTGCCGGagcggggcaggagccggggTGATGCGCTGCACGGCACGGAGCTGCACGGGGTGAGGAGACTGCCCGAGCCGGCGGCAACGTGCCTCGGCACACGGCATGTGGCCACCATGGTGGGACCGATCCTCCGCCGCACGCTGCCCTGCTCACACCCCTGTGTGCATGATCCCCTAGTCACaaccctgccccccaaacccctcctgcccCTAACCCTGCCCTACCCCAGACCCTTGCCCTACGCCCGTCCCCttgcaccctgcccaccccctcgccctgtccctgcagcagggcCGTGGCGGGGGGGCCCCGgtcagggcagggctgtgcccgggggcgggcagcgggcacGGGGATCCCCTGGGCGCTGTCCCGGGGGTCTGCGTCCCCTTCCCGGGGGTCTGCGCCCCTCACCGGTGTAGACGAAGCGTCCCGGAGCGCCCTTGCAGAACTGCTTGGACTTGTAGGAGAGCGTCACCTCCACCACGCCGGGGATGTGCCGCGGGGGGGTCTGCACCCGGATGGCGTGAGGCGTGATGAGCTGCGGGGCGAGACGGGGCTCAGCCCGCGGCCGGGAGGgtcccgccagccccccgccgccccccctgcatccccctaCCTCGCTCCACACCAGCATGGTGCCGAAGACGACCTGCAGCCCGTCGAAGAAGTTGTCCCCGATGACGATGACGGTGGCACCTCCGGTGGTCCAGCCCTCGCTGGGGCTGATGGCTTTGATGCAGGGGGTGGCTGCTTCGGGCGGGAGGGGAGAGACAGGGCAGCAGTGAGTGTgggggcgcgcggggcgggagcggggggcgccggggtcggggccgggggcgcgaggctgggggagagaaggcagagagggagagcagAGGCAGAGTGAGAACCAGGCAGTGGCGAGGGGCGGGGGACAGACACGGGCGGCCATGGATGCACGGACACGGACAGACGCCAGGCGGGAGCAGGGGACGGGGGGCACGGGCGGGCTGGcactgtgggatgggggggaccagGCCGTGGGGGACAGATGGGGAcggtggggaggggatgggggtggtgggggagagcgTGTGCAGGGGACGGCGGGGGGGTGGAAAGAGCATGCacaggacagacggacagagagcAAACAGGTCAGACGGGCGGACAGGGCACGTATGCTTTGGACAGAAGGACACAGACAGACACGGTGGGTGCACGGACGGACAGAGCGGTGGACAGACAGAAAGCACCCGGGAGGGCAGGACAGCCTGCACGCGTGGGACAGACGGTGGGACGAAGGGACAGACAGAAAACGCAGCTGCACGGCGGGTGGATGGAGAGGccgtgtgtgtgtgctgggcggCCGGACAGACGTACAAGGCATAAACACGGGGCTGGGTGCCCCCCTTCAGGGCTGCCCGGGGTGCCCACTGCACCCGGCAGGGAGGTGCCAGGGCCGGGGGAGCTGCGGCCTCCGAGCggtgtggggcagagctgggcgCAGGCACGTCCCCGCGGGGGTCCCGGCACGGGGACAcggccgccggggctgccggggctgccctggcagCGTGGGGCACGCATGGCTGTGGGGCCGGCTCCGGCACGGCcggggcaggggatgctgccgTAGGAGCAGCACCCACTGGCATGGACGTGCGTCTGCCCCTCCGCATGGCCATGCACACGTGCTGGGGCacggcacacgcgtgtgcgtggACACGTGCTCCGTGTGCGCGGGCACGCTGGGCGCCCGGCAGGGACTCACCTTCGGAGGGGTCGAGGCGCCGTGCCCGCCGCCCGTGCTTGGAGTTGTTGTGGACGAACATGTTGTCGGACACGGCCAGGACGTGGCCGTCCACGTTCACCGTCGTCGACACGACCACCTGCGGGACAGCCGGCTCAGGGCCACCGTCCCCCCGCGCCCCACGGCCgcgccgctgcccggccccggggccacTGCAGAGGATGGGGGCTGACGCGCCCTTTCCCACGGGGACCCCTGCAGGGTCCTCCCCCCCACGGGTATGTCACGGGTCCCCGTGCTTGTCTCTAGtgtcccccccgcacccctgagCATCCCGGGACTGTCACAGGTGCCTTCCGGACCCTCCACGCCTTGGTGGTGACACGCGTGTGCAAATCTGCAGCTGTGTGGCCGTGCACGCCTgcgtgtgcatgggtgtgcacacacgtgcacgtGCCCAGGGATGTGCGTGGGCACGTCTATGTGCCTGCAGGAGCACACGTGCATGCATACGTGTGCGTGCGCGTGTGTGCATACCTACGTGTGCCCCCATAACTGTGCAGCACGCACCGGCCCTGGCACTGCCCCGGCGTCAGCACCAGCCTGTCACCGTGTCACCGGCCGGGGGGACCCCGGACCCCAGGGGACACCCCAGCCCATCCCCTgcacgcccccccacccccccccgcacccgCTCCCCCCCTCCGGCATGGACTTGGCTGCTCTCCCGGAGCTGCTTGGCGCTATGCAAATTGGATAGGTCGTTAATCATGTAAAAATGTCACAATTATCATATCTTTACGAGAGGCCCTAATGAAGGCGCCCGTGCTGGGTGGGGGACGggccggacccccccccccctctgctccgctcccgAACCTCCAGCTGctgtggggagagctgggctgcgggcaggggcacgGGGGGAGTGtgcggggggggcgaggggagctgggggctgcagggggggcaaGGGGAATCGGGGTTTGCAAAGGGGTCGAGGGGAATTAGGGACTCGATTCCCCATTCGGGGAATCGAGTCCCTAATTCCCCTCGACCCCTTTGGGAAAATATAGGAGGTCTCCAACCccatcccctcctgcaccccagtgTGCGGGGCAGGGTTTGGAGTGGGGGGGATCCCGGTGCTCACCTGGAAGCGCCGCATATCCCGGGGGTTCCCCGCATTCTTCAGGCAGTTTTGGTTGCATTTGAGGAAAAACTTGAGGAAAAACCTGGGATGGAAGGAAAGAACCCAGTGGTCGGTGCCGGCAAACCAGGGGGTCTCCACGatgtctccccccacccccccactccaTCCCTTGGTTCCTGGCGCTGGAGCAAAGCAGGGGTGAGAGCCCCTGCTGTCCCCAAATGGAGGTAGCACCCTGCATGTCACACCATGCACTGGAGACGTGCGCGGGTGCTCCCCACCATGCACGGTGTCCCGTgacacacacgtgtgcacgcACCATGCAGAGGTGCGCACAGACGAAAACACACGCCGCGTGCACGCACGTGCACTGCGCGGCTGCAGGGACCCCGGGACGTCCCGTGGGACCCCCCGCCTGTGTGGGgtgctgcctctccccacccACGGGGGTCTGGCAGGTGCCAGGCAGCATCCCCGAAGGAAGATGGGCGGGCAGGAGGACGAGCTGATGAAATATTCAGGCTGCTTGTCCACAGCCCCGTAATCAGCCTCGGCCCCTCAATAATTAAtgggcggcagcggcagcgctcACGCTAGGGGTGGGACGGGAGGAGAGCGCGTGGGGATCACGGTGCACACGCGTGGGGATCACGGCGCACACGCGTGGGGATCACGGCGCACACGCGTGGGGATCACGGACCCACGCTTGGGGGCACGGCCAGACGTGGTCCCCCAGGACGTCCCCCCGGGATCTCCCTGGGTGGGGTGCCCCTGCGCACACCTGGGTGCACACCGGGACTCCCACCCCATGCATTTTTGGGCACCGGGGTGAGacccgctgtccccgtccccagccatGGGCCACCCCACGGTGCACGGCCAAAGACAGGCACAGCCACGGGCACCCAGCGTGGCCACACACGGGCACACGGGCACGCTCACCCTGCACACACACgtggcacacacacacacacaccacgcTGTGCCAGCTCACTTTGCTGTGGCACAGCACCGCACTGCGCCAGCTCACTGCACCGGCCCCGCTGACTGCACGGCGCCAGGTCACTGCCGAGTCACCACAGCATGGTAAGTCCCCGAGCTCTGCCAGGTCACCCCACCGTGCCAGGGCACTGTGCCGTGCCAGGCCAccgtgtccccctgtgccacctcCCGCCACTGGCCTGGctcggggcagcccggccccctCGCCGATGCgccggggctctgccctgcccacgCAGGCAGCCCTGCGGCAGGGCCTGGGCACTGCACGGGGCTGGTGCATCCCACTGTGccgcctgtccccatcccactgtgccatcctgtccccatcccagcgtgtcatcctgtccccatcccagcatgccatccagccccatccctctgtgccatccagccccatccctctgtgccatcctgtccccatcccagcgtgtcatcctgtccccatcccactgtgccaCCTGTCCCTATCCCAGTGTGccaccctgtcccatcccactgtgccatcctgtccccatcccactgtgccatcctgccccatcccagtgtgccaccctgtcccatcccactgtgccatcctgccccatcccaccgtaccatcctctccccatcccaccgtaccatcctgtccccatcccactgtgccatcctgccccatcccactgtgccatcctgtccccatcccactgtgccatcctgccccatcccagtgtgccaccctgtcccatcccactgtgccatcctgccccatcccactgtaccatcctctccccatcccaccgtaccatcctgtccccatcccactgtgccatcctgccccatcccactgtgccatcctgtccccatcccactgtgccatcctgccccatcccagtgtgccaccctgtcccatcccactgtgccatcctgtccccatcccagcgtcccatcctgccccatcccGTCTCGGCAGCCTGCCCTGGCATCTCATCTGAGCATCCGCCCCTGGCACCCTACCCCAACATCCTGATCCAGCACCCTGCCTTTGTAtcgcaccccagcaccccagcccagcaccctgctccagccccctgctTCGGCCCCCCTGGCCCCCTCCCCgagggctgcagcggggctggggtgggacggggcgggcaggagggggCACAGGCACCCGGCGGGAAGGTTCCCAGGGCCCTGTTAGCTGCTGGTGGAGGCTGGAGGGAGGACGGGACCCCCAGGGGCAAT
This window encodes:
- the EBF4 gene encoding transcription factor COE4 isoform X1; this encodes MYDRQGQPVEIERTSFIDFVEKEREQNGEKTNNGIHYRLQLLYSNGLRTEQDLYVRLIDSMSKQAIIYEGQDKNPEMCRVLLTHEIMCSRCCDKKSCGNRNETPSDPVIIDRFFLKFFLKCNQNCLKNAGNPRDMRRFQVVVSTTVNVDGHVLAVSDNMFVHNNSKHGRRARRLDPSEAATPCIKAISPSEGWTTGGATVIVIGDNFFDGLQVVFGTMLVWSEVGGCRGGGGGLAGPSRPRAEPRLAPQLITPHAIRVQTPPRHIPGVVEVTLSYKSKQFCKGAPGRFVYTALNEPTIDYGFQRLQKVIPRHPGDPERLPKEVLLKRAADLVEALYGMPHSNQDIILKRASDIAEALYSVPRNPGQLSSLAGTHGPAGMMGVNSFGSQLAVNIGDSPQGTEQGYSRNTGSVSPRGYVPSSTPQQSSYSGAAGINGYGSGTMASLGVPGSPSFLNGSTANSPYAIMPASPPLGASSITLPSGTNASTPSGVFSFSPVNMISAVKQKSAFAPVVRPQTSPPPACASTSGSSLQDPAFEDSDKFHTPARPLQGLAYS
- the EBF4 gene encoding transcription factor COE4 isoform X2, giving the protein MYDRQGQPVEIERTSFIDFVEKEREQNGEKTNNGIHYRLQLLYSNGLRTEQDLYVRLIDSMSKQAIIYEGQDKNPEMCRVLLTHEIMCSRCCDKKSCGNRNETPSDPVIIDRFFLKFFLKCNQNCLKNAGNPRDMRRFQVVVSTTVNVDGHVLAVSDNMFVHNNSKHGRRARRLDPSEAATPCIKAISPSEGWTTGGATVIVIGDNFFDGLQVVFGTMLVWSELITPHAIRVQTPPRHIPGVVEVTLSYKSKQFCKGAPGRFVYTALNEPTIDYGFQRLQKVIPRHPGDPERLPKEVLLKRAADLVEALYGMPHSNQDIILKRASDIAEALYSVPRNPGQLSSLAGTHGPAGMMGVNSFGSQLAVNIGDSPQGTEQGYSRNTGSVSPRGYVPSSTPQQSSYSGAAGINGYGSGTMASLGVPGSPSFLNGSTANSPYAIMPASPPLGASSITLPSGTNASTPSGVFSFSPVNMISAVKQKSAFAPVVRPQTSPPPACASTSGSSLQDPAFEDSDKFHTPARPLQGLAYS